One window of the Methanomassiliicoccaceae archaeon DOK genome contains the following:
- a CDS encoding adenine phosphoribosyltransferase: MPSDYPLLTASFLSSPVVDRNGYPYFVNPVSDGIPRMDAALLDEVADGIVSLCDLDCDVVLAPEAMGIPLAVCITLRTGVPYAVIRKRSYGLPGEIALDQRTGYSKSPMYINGVSPGTRVAIVDDVVSTGGTLRAVVGALREAGAVVTEVVAVYSKRKDVSDLSAELGIPVRYLLAVSSSGGRPALL, encoded by the coding sequence ATGCCATCCGACTACCCCCTCCTGACCGCATCATTCCTGTCCAGCCCCGTCGTCGACAGGAACGGCTACCCGTACTTCGTAAACCCGGTCAGCGACGGCATACCCAGGATGGACGCGGCTCTCCTCGACGAGGTCGCCGACGGGATAGTCTCCTTGTGCGACCTCGACTGCGACGTAGTTCTCGCCCCGGAGGCCATGGGCATCCCCCTGGCGGTCTGCATCACCCTGAGGACCGGGGTGCCGTACGCCGTCATCCGGAAGAGGAGCTACGGCCTCCCCGGGGAGATAGCCCTGGACCAGCGCACGGGCTACTCCAAATCCCCCATGTACATCAACGGGGTCTCCCCCGGGACCAGGGTCGCCATAGTGGACGACGTGGTCAGCACCGGCGGCACGCTGAGGGCGGTCGTTGGCGCGCTCAGGGAAGCTGGTGCAGTGGTAACGGAGGTCGTGGCCGTGTACAGCAAGCGGAAGGACGTCTCCGACCTGTCCGCGGAGCTGGGCATCCCGGTCCGCTACCTGCTCGCGGTGAGCT